GAGATTTATTCGCCTTTAAGTAGTttagtgttttttaaatttttaaatattgttttacaaattttaaatatttgaaagtctTTCCTGTTTGGAGAACTTTTCCAAATGACAAATGGGAATTGTAGTTCTGCTGCCTTTGTTTGCTTATAAGCTTGACATCATCTTCCCAAGCAATGAATCTATTGATTCCTTCTCCTCCAGCCTCCCCCAAATAGGttaaatatcttaatattatCATAACATTATTATTGAGCCTGTTAATCAGTGAATtttctttacaaattaaaaaattaaaatgttcagcAACAATAATCCTATTATCTTAACTAAACCATGTCTCTTTGACCCTACTTTCTGAATCACAATTCAAAAAATTCTACAAGATTGAAAATAAGTTGGTTTCTACATTTGGATTCTAATCAATATGatgctttgttttaaaatatataaaggcaATGGCATTAATCTACAATCCATGGAGTACCCATTTATAACTTTTTTCTTAATGATAATTTTGCATTATTCCACTTCATATATTCTGGCTGTGCCTTCCTGTGACCACTGATGCATTTCCAAGATGACTAGAGTACAGCCCTAGAAAAAAAGCTAACTGTCACACTGGATGCATTATATTGGCCTCCAAATTTTTCTTTAGCCAAATGTACCAAAAAGCCACTGTAATGGttgtataccagaaatggactggccttttcaatggggatttattagtttccaaatttatagttctaaggccatggaaatgtcgaaataaaggcatcaagaggtagataccttctctgaggaaaggccgatggcatctgtcATATAGCAAGGCACTATATGGCTGCTTCTCctgaaccttctctcccaggtttagcttctagtttcagtggctttctccaagatgtctctgggcttctgtctcagctcctgtaggtcattgcttgcttctcctggtggcaaattctggattacatatcttagcttctctgcaaaatatctctctcagcttctcccttagcttctttgcttgttttctcccagggcatttctgtccaagcatctctaagcatctgggtctatgtcgaCTCTGagcgctctctctctccctgagctttcttaaggactctagttaactaattaagacacaccttgaatgggtagggtcacatctccatggaaataatctaatcaacagttcccacccataattgggtgggtcatatctccatggaaacaactgaatCAAAAGATCTCACTTATAATAGGTCTaacccccacaagagtggattaaaagaacttggctttttatggggtatgTAATAGATTCAGACAagcataccaccctattattaacaccttgcatacTGTGGTTCagtattacaattgatgaaggcacatttttaaaattgtactattaactgtagtccatggtttaccttagggttcactatttgtgttgtacagtcccatggaatttttttttaattttattctattaacatatctgcaacttaaaatttcactttagaaaaatttttcctttttaacctcattcaaataaataattcagtgctgttaattatgtccaCAAtcttgtgctgccatcaccaccatccccaaTGGTTTATTTTTGATAATAGCATTAATTGATATCAGATACTGTActgacattttatatatattacagTAATATTTATATTCACCATACATGCCTATTTTCAGACCCTAAAGCCATTTAGTAAGTGGTAGCGCAGACTtaagtctgtctgactccaatgCTTACTTTTTCTCCAATGTGCAACAGTGcccacccctcccttatattagTAAAAGAGTTTAGAGCAAAACTCTAATATGAAAGCATGCTTAATCTGGCCTTTAATCTAGCCTCTaacaacaaaaatgtgaaaaattgaagctttttaaaaaaatttttttgagttgAGTTTAGTTATTTGGAACCCAAAGCTTCCAACCAGAAATTAtgtgattttgttgttgcttaAGAGAAAAATTAAGACTTTAGATCCCTGTAATTGCTGctaataatattttatactttgaaaagaaaataattattacatGTGGTTATTTTATAGTTCATGTAGATACAAGCCCAGAAGGGTCATCTCAGAGTTCACTTTCTCCTGTAGCCATCAGTGGAAACCATTTGATCAGTGCAAGTGTGCAAAGACGAAGTAAAAGGATTGCAGACAAGAAAGTTTGCAGGTAAGTTATCTAGGACAGTTTGTCTTTGTTGGATAAATATTtggtatatataattttaaaaatattttatttatttctcaatacagaatatttgaattatttaaattataataaaaaaattttcttacTGCCTTTATATTCTTACTAATCAAGTGTCCTTTATATACCTGCCAGGGAAAGATTCTCAATGTGAGTTCGCTTTGCTTGCTTAAAATCTTATTGTGATGGtgtgtataattttaaaatttcctgttattTTAAACAGCTAATCTATTCTAATGTCCCCAGTTTAGAAGTGACTAAATAACCTTTATGATAAACAGGAAAGATCATTTTTAGATTCAAGTACAGTGTATTCATATATGGTATCTTAAAATTTAAttgattttagaaaattattattcTATTCAATTATTAGCAAGATGATTTGCTAAGGATTTTCTCTCAGATTTCATTTTGCAAGAATTTCTCTGTTGTTTAtgctataaaaataaactaacaTTTTAAATTCCGTTCTTTTTAGGGTGGAATCAGGAAAAGCAGGCTGCTTCTCTCCTAAAATCAGTCGTAAAGAAAAGGTTCGAAGATCTCTTCGTTTGAAATTTAGTCTGGGGAAAAGTAACAGAGATGTAAGTGGCCATTTCATTGATCTGTTTATATTAGCAAAAAACCATAGGCTTCATACTCTTAAGATCCTTTTGACTCTGTCTCTTTTCCAGCTACTATCCCATTTTCTACTCCCCTTTATAGAAAAACTCCTATACTTAATTCTGCaattcctttttttctactcCCCATAAACTTAATCTAGTGAGGCTTTCATCTCCAACATCCTACTGAAACTGTTCTCATCAGGTCACCAATGAATTCAGTGTTTATCAAACCAATGGTCAAATATCAGTCCTTATTTGACTTGACCTAccagcagcatttgacacagcTTATTACTTGTTCCTCTTTGGTATaatttctttccttgcttgtaGGACACCGAACTCTCCTGATTTCCTCTCTTCTTCGCTGGGTACTTCCCGAATTCCTTTGTGTTGGaagtacctgttctggtttgctaaagctgccaaaatgcaatataccagaaatggattggcttttacactgggggtttattagttcacagatttacagttctaaggccatgaaaatgtctcaattaaggcatcaacaggatgataccttctctgaagaaaggctgtgacatctggggttcctctgtcacatgggaaggcacatggccagagtatGCTGgccctctcctgggtttagcttctggtttccgtggctttcttcaaaatgtctctgagcttctgtcttagcttctctctcttagcttctcctgggggcaaaattctggattacatatcttagcttctctgttagcttctcccaggggcaaattctaagcttcatctcttagcttagcatctccaagcatctgggtctatgtcagctctgggctcactctctctccctgagctctcataaggactccagtaaacaaatTAAGACTGACCTTTAATGGGcagggtctcatctccatggaaatagtctaatcaaaaggtcccacctacaacaggtctgcctccaagagagtggattaaaagaacagtcttttgtggggtacataacaaattcaaaccagcacagtacccaAAGCCTAGTCTTTGGACTTCTCTTTATCTCCACTTACTCAAGGTGATCATCTCGTCTTATAACTTAAAACATTGCATATTTACTTAAGACTTCCAAGTTTACCTCTCCAGCTCAGATTGCTCTCCTGAACAATTTGACTGCTTTCTTAACATCTGCCTACATAAATTCCCTACTGGGAAGTCCAATAGACATCTCAAGTGTAACCTGTCCCAAACAGAACTCCTGAGGTGCACTTCTTTGCTGCCACCATTTCCCTCTCCCCAACCACACTTCAATCTGCAGTCTTCCCCATAACAATGATGACAATTCCATTCTTCTAGTCACTAGGCCAAAAATTATAAAGGCATCCTTGACTCCTCACTTTCTCTCACATGCCATGTCCAATCCATTAGGGAATCCTGTCTGCTCTATCTTCTTCTTACAAAATATATCCAGACTCTGATTCATTCTCACCAGTACTACTTCTCCCACCTTCTCTAAACTCTGTCATTTTTCACCTGGATTACTGCAATCATCCTTCCAATAGGTCTACTTGCTTCCACCCTTGCTCTGCAGTACTGTAGCCAAAATTATCCTTTAAAGACCCAAGTcaaatcatgtcactcctctgttcAGAATCTTCCAGTGTGTCCTCGTTTCACTCTGAATAAAAGTCAAAGTTCTTACATAGACCTGCAAAGCTCTATATGACCCAATCCTGGCCTACCTCTCAGAACTCTTTTCCTGCTCACTCTGCTTCAGCCTCAGAGACTACACTGACATTTTCCTCTCCTTGGAATGTTTTTCCTCATTCATAGCTCTCATTCTCATCCTTCTTTACTCAAAAATCATGATCTTCCAGTTAAATTACACCCCCGTCCTTCACCATACCATATTCTTCTTGCCCTGTTTTACTTTTCTCCACAGCACTTTTCACCTTGTATTTTGTATGTTATACCATATAATTTACTGTTTCTTATTTTGTCTAAGTCTCTCCATCTAGAACATAAACTCCACAggggtagaatttttttttttcttttttgattactgtgaacaggccctggcacagagtaagcacacaattatttattttttacaacttaATGAATATGGCatgctgcttttattttattttaggtcaTAAAATAAGACATCAACTAATAGCCAAGTCAAATGCTTACAACTTTCAACAGcatgtaaatatatttgtttgttataaagttgtttcccaaatatatatatatatttttaatcagcTGTAGAAAATTTTGATAACTACAAAAAAATTTACTTTGTCTTAATATTTTGAATTAACTAGGTTTATTTCTTAACcaaaacttttcaatttttttttttttttatatgcagAATGGATGTTCTGATGTCAATAGATATGAAAATGTTGGTCGGCGACTTGCAagtcaacaaaattttaaaaatagaattgaatCCGTAAAAACAGGTCTACTTTTTAGCCCAGATATTGAAAGATTAACAAAGAAAGGTACAGTTACATGAATATTAGAATTTTACTCAAAAAGTCTGCTCTAGCtgcttttttaaggaaaaatatattaatttgctATTCTAGAAATTAGTTCATGTTTGAATAGTGAGAATATTTGAACTGTCAATGTACTTTAGAGAATacttataaatgtaaatatggaAATGCTTGATattcttacattaaaaagtatttcttttaaCACAAATCTTTAATTTATTGGAATTAAATACTTAGAACTTTTATTTGCCATGTCTTTGGGTAGTATTTCAGAATTGGGTTATATTTAAAGGATTAAAAGTACTGAACTGCTTTATTTTAGGTTCAAAAAAGATCAGTAAGTCTGAGGAATACTTATCAACTCCAGAGCAGCTGGATGGAACAAATTACTGCATGTCTTGGACAGGACCTACTAATTCAAGTTTTCAGGAAATAGACGCAAATGAAACATCTCCGATAGAGGGAAGTCTTGAGGTGGAAAACTCTTCTTTGGATCCTGATCTTATGGTTGAAAAGTCACCTGTTACTTCATATGCGCTTACCCCTTCTATTGTACACAATAAGCATAATAGCAACCTAACTGGAAACTCTCCTAATGGGGATGAAGATAACTTGACCACAGAGACTTTGGTGAAAATTCAGAAAGCGTTTTCTGAATCTGGAAGTAATCTTCACACATTGATAAATCATGGGCAGTCCTCAATAACTAATATGgtgaaagcaaaattaaatgaaacatcATATACAGAATATAGCCCaaaggaaaatttatttgaaaCTAATGATTTGACTGTGATAGAATCGAAGAAAAAGTACGAACACCAAGCTAGTAAAGATGAAAATAGTTTCTCAGAAAGAGACTTCTCACTACATCAAACTCAAGAATTAGGTAGAGAAGCAACTACAAAATGTTACTCAACTCAGATGAAGGTGGAACATGAAAAAACCATTTATTCAAATATAGCAAAAGATTATTTAAGCATGCAAGAGTTCCCCAGtgaagaacaaataaagaaacaggagtCCGCAAAGAATAAACTAAATACTAAATTAAAGGAGAATGAGAGTGTGATTGAAGAGAATTTATTGAAATGCACAGCTTCTGGGGAGGACATGTCTAAATCATCATCTTCAGAGCAGATTACCTGTAATATAACAACTTTGTCAAAACCTAGGCCTATGAGAATTGTTAAACAGCAGTCTCTGGtagaaaaatgtgataaaatggtTTCAGAAAGTTTACAAATGACAGAGCATGGAAAGGTTTCAGACCACATACAGTGGTTTAACAAACTTTCCTTAAATGAAccaaatagaacaaaaattaaatcaccTCTTAAGTTTCAGCGTACTCCTGTCCGTCAGTCTGTCAGAAGAATTAATTCTTTATCGGAGTATAACCGACAACCTGTAAGGTGTAAGTTGGCAAGTCTTGGTGATACTGCTTCTCCTTTGGTTAAATCAGTGAGCTGTGACAGTGCTCTTTCTTCTTGTATAGAAAGTACATCAAAAAATTCCTCTATTTCAGATATTAAATCAGGTCCTGAAGAACAGAAGGCTACGTCATGTAAACAGTCAAGTGTTGATGCAATTTCAAAATCAAGCATGAATTTGGCTTCTAAATCTTTCTCAAAGATGAAGAGACACCCAGACTTGGTGAATGCTTCTCTTGGGTCTAgaatttgtaaacaggatctggTATCTGATGGACAAATTAAGGCTCCCTTGGATGACCTAACTAATTACAATATAATAAAATCTGTTGTAAATAATAATATGGGCTTTTCTCCTGGAATAAATAACAGAGTCCTTAGGAAacatacagaaagagaaaggatttGGTATAAAGGTTCTCCAAAAAATCCTATTGGAAAAGCTCAACTACTTCCAACAAGTAAACCTGTAGACTTGTAATTGTTAAATGTTATTGTcattaatgtaaataaaattaggAATTGATGATATGACTTGCAGGATAATCTATATGTTAGTTCGTAGCTCTGGATGATTAAATGATAGATTTTCTCCGAAACATTTTAATTTCACTGCATAAGCCAGCTTGGAGTCTTACACTTGTATAAATggctactttatttttcttaattatggcagtatttaaactattttaatttttttgtgatcTCTTAAAGCAGAGGGGCTACACTTTGCCTTTTAAAAGAAGCTGAGTGGATTTATAAGAAATTAAGTTTTGAAAATtgcatgaattttatttttatgtgtgatAGGATGAGTGGAGTGAGCTATGCCTATTTCCTATTACTCCTCCTAAGAGAAGGTTTCTAAAGAAATTTCTACCATGTAAAGGGAAGAGATAGGCCCTGCAAATCTTATATCTTGAATTAtattaaattaacatttattgtctTTACCAAAATTTCTAgaaattaatttgtttcattGGCATCCTAATACTTTATTCCTATTTGGGCAGAGTAATTTGCTTTATATTGTCTGTAGATGAATACAATGTGTTCATTTGAACGAAGAATACTGAGTAAAGCAGAATAATGTCTAAAGGGTGCTCATATATTATGATACAGAAGTAATTGGTGACTTGTAAGCCATACTATGTGTTTAAAGCTAATTTGCATAAATATGTTTGTATCTGTTTTGCTCAATatagaatttaaattatttaaggaTGAATAACTAAACTTGGAAAACTTTAATCAGGTTATTTCTTATATGCAGATGCTTGGTTTTAGAATTTGGAATAATTGATGCACCTCTATACCTTTAACTAGGATAAAGGTTTTGTCACCTTGTGTGTAATGTTATTTATATAGCATAGATATTAAAGATAACTTTCTAGAAAATTACTTGCCTGAGACTCTTATGAAATTCAAAGTACCATTTAGAATTTGACCCAAATTGTAAAGCAAAtcttctaaatttatattttgaattattaaCTGAAATCTTAGAAAATACATCTCTCTAAGAAAGGTGTATTATGAGCAATACAGCACATTCTCTAGGTTTTAGAAGAAGGAATAAAGAGGCAGAACCAACCACTAATGATAGTTTTGCAGGTCAAGTGTTAGAATGCCACGTTCAGATGTTGGAGAAGAATAGAACAGCCTTGCACACCTATTCTAAGCAAGCCAGAATCAGTATGCATACACATGAGGAGTTTTTAACTCATCAGATGTTTGCTTTACTAAATTCTACTTGATGATAGTACATCTGTTTTATTTCAAAGTGGTTTCCTGTTTTTATATTCAATTCCCTAGGAATTGACCCTAATTTAAGACCAATAAGTATTGGACTTATTTAAAAGACTGTAAAAATCTGTAGCTATAAACATATTTACCTGACATCAAAACAGATTTGTAATATAGAATGGGTATGCATTTCAGATGTTTGTGATATTTCTTTCCAGTAGAAACTAGt
The Choloepus didactylus isolate mChoDid1 chromosome 4, mChoDid1.pri, whole genome shotgun sequence DNA segment above includes these coding regions:
- the ARHGAP11A gene encoding rho GTPase-activating protein 11A, whose protein sequence is MADHTIDILRYFFNFLRNVSLRSSENKMDSSNLAVIFAPNLLQTREGHEKMSANMEKKLRLQAAVVQTLIDYASDIGRVPDFILEKIPAMLGIDGLCATPSLEGFEEGEYESPGEYRRKRRQSVGDFVSGALNKLKSNRTPSITPQRERTAQVSVSPMILTPNAKRKLPVDSSHGFSSKKRKFIKHNFNFELLPSNLFSSSSTPVSVHVDTSPEGSSQSSLSPVAISGNHLISASVQRRSKRIADKKVCRVESGKAGCFSPKISRKEKVRRSLRLKFSLGKSNRDNGCSDVNRYENVGRRLASQQNFKNRIESVKTGLLFSPDIERLTKKGSKKISKSEEYLSTPEQLDGTNYCMSWTGPTNSSFQEIDANETSPIEGSLEVENSSLDPDLMVEKSPVTSYALTPSIVHNKHNSNLTGNSPNGDEDNLTTETLVKIQKAFSESGSNLHTLINHGQSSITNMVKAKLNETSYTEYSPKENLFETNDLTVIESKKKYEHQASKDENSFSERDFSLHQTQELGREATTKCYSTQMKVEHEKTIYSNIAKDYLSMQEFPSEEQIKKQESAKNKLNTKLKENESVIEENLLKCTASGEDMSKSSSSEQITCNITTLSKPRPMRIVKQQSLVEKCDKMVSESLQMTEHGKVSDHIQWFNKLSLNEPNRTKIKSPLKFQRTPVRQSVRRINSLSEYNRQPVRCKLASLGDTASPLVKSVSCDSALSSCIESTSKNSSISDIKSGPEEQKATSCKQSSVDAISKSSMNLASKSFSKMKRHPDLVNASLGSRICKQDLVSDGQIKAPLDDLTNYNIIKSVVNNNMGFSPGINNRVLRKHTERERIWYKGSPKNPIGKAQLLPTSKPVDL